A single window of Phoenix dactylifera cultivar Barhee BC4 unplaced genomic scaffold, palm_55x_up_171113_PBpolish2nd_filt_p 000117F, whole genome shotgun sequence DNA harbors:
- the LOC103697415 gene encoding rust resistance kinase Lr10-like has protein sequence MGRLGALCTILFFVFLDIGASKDDCPTSRCSPNGPEIRFPFRRSDHPEYCGYPGFELACQGNDTAIKLPSSGVFPIAHIDYAGQMLRLESKFCPASILLKLDVSNSPFRFYSYSLEDEPDNWTFLNCSTADSITKTIIQPFNSRYVYVDYRYDEIDCLSESDNHIFAVPSSLSLVEIPKSCTPIKTIQVIWPYIYYLYGYSSRYDEYVPTLKWESPDCAPCETRRGICRPNNSKSHETICLYQPQRNLLLDHHKGRICKKRLIIGAVVLGILVLLATTAIAIKVCHSWLLKREKEKESQLKVEKFLEDYKALKPMRYSYADIKKITNQFKTKLGEGGYGSVFKGFLPNGVPVAVKILLRSIGGNGEDFVNEVGTIGRIHHVHVVRLLGFCADGFKRALIYEFMPNESLAKFIFSVDGRSTWLGWDRLHNVAIGIARGIEYLHQGCDQRILHFDIKPHNVLLDDNFCPKISDFGLAKLCSKEQSIVSMTAARGTAGYIAPEVCYRNSGNVSYKSDVYSFGMLLLEMVGGRKNMDATVENTSQVYFPEWIYNRLYQEEEIGLHIIEENDAIIARKLTIAALWCIQWYPVDRPSMKSVVQMLEGSMENLVMPPNPFTSAGPPNTHVALSDRRLGTNLTTIPEPNSEQEEV, from the exons ATGGGTAGGTTAGGTGCCCTCTGTACTATTCTCTTCTTCGTCTTTTTGGATATTGGAGCTAGCAAAGATGATTGTCCGACTTCAAGATGCAGTCCGAACGGCCCCGAAATCAGATTCCCGTTTCGGAGAAGTGACCACCCAGAGTACTGTGGCTATCCAGGATTCGAGCTGGCTTGCCAGGGTAACGACACTGCGATCAAGCTTCCATCATCCGGAGTTTTTCCTATAGCACACATCGATTATGCTGGACAGATGCTCCGTCTTGAATCAAAATTCTGCCCTGCATCCATCCTCTTGAAACTTGATGTTTCCAACTCGCCTTTCCGCTTCTACAGTTACAGCCTGGAAGACGAGCCTGACAATTGGACATTCCTCAACTGTTCAACAGCCGATTCAATTACAAAAACGATTATTCAACCGTTCAACAGCCGTTACGTTTACGTCGATTATCGTTATGATGAAATCGACTGCCTAAGTGAATCCGATAATCACATCTTCGCCGTGCCATCATCTTTGAGCTTGGTTGAGATACCAAAATCTTGCACACCCATAAAGACCATTCAAGTGATATGGCCGTATATTTATTATCTATATGGTTATTCATCCAGATATGATGAATATGTTCCTACTCTAAAGTGGGAGAGTCCTGATTGCGCTCCCTGCGAAACTAGACGAGGGATTTGTCGACCCAATAATTCTAAAAGTCATGAAACTATCTGTTTATACCAACCTCAACGCAATCTTCTTCTGGATCATCATAAAG GTAGAATATGCAAGAAGCGTTTGATTATAG GTGCAGTAGTCCTGGGCATCTTGGTTCTTTTAGCGACGACGGCAATCGCAATTAAGGTATGCCACTCTTGGTTgctaaaaagagagaaggaaaaggagagTCAACTAAAGGTTGAAAAGTTCCTGGAAGACTATAAAGCTCTTAAACCCATGAGATATTCTTATGCTGATATCAAGAAGATCACCAATCAATTCAAAACTAAATTAGGTGAGGGTGGTTATGGCAGTGTATTCAAAGGATTTCTTCCTAATGGAGTACCTGTTGCCGTGAAGATACTCCTAAGATCTATAGGCGGCAACGGTgaagattttgtaaatgaagtaGGCACCATTGGTAGGATTCACCATGTCCATGTCGTGCGTCTTCTAGGATTCTGTGCTGACGGATTCAAACGAGCTCTTATCTATGAATTCATGCCGAATGAATCACTGGCGAAGTTCATTTTCTCAGTTGATGGTAGAAGTACATGGCTAGGCTGGGACAGGCTTCATAACGTTGCCATTGGCATAGCTAGAGGAATTGAATATCTTCATCAGGGATGTGACCAACGTATCCTCCATTTTGATATTAAGCCCCATAATGTCTTGTTAGACGATAATTTTTGTCCAAAGATTTCAGATTTTGGGCTTGCAAAGTTGTGTTCAAAAGAGCAAAGCATAGTGTCAATGACAGCTGCCAGAGGGACTGCAGGTTACATTGCACCAGAAGTGTGCTATAGGAACTCTGGAAATGTTTCATACAAATCCGATGTTTATAGTTTTGGAATGCTATTGCTGGAAATGGTGGGTGGGAGGAAGAACATGGATGCAACAGTGGAAAACACCAGCCAAGTGTACTTCCCAGAGTGGATCTACAATCGTTTGTATCAGGAGGAGGAGATTGGGCTCCACATTATTGAAGAGAACGATGCAATTATTGCAAGAAAGCTGACTATTGCGGCACTTTGGTGCATACAGTGGTATCCAGTGGATCGCCCTTCAATGAAAAGTGTGGTGCAGATGTTAGAGGGAAGCATGGAGAACTTGGTAATGCCTCCCAATCCTTTCACTTCTGCTGGTCCACCAAATACTCACGTAGCTTTGTCTGATAGGCGTCTTGGCACAAATTTGACAACTATCCCCGAACCAAACTCTGAGCAAGAAGAAGTTTGA